The Candidatus Nanosynbacter lyticus genome window below encodes:
- the rnpA gene encoding ribonuclease P protein component, which yields MLRHVNRFHGHGSLRYVYARGRAIRSSQLTMKYIANPRRRHGRFSVVISKKVLKSAVKRNRVRRRIYEIIRLELPHIRGGFDVVIMVFSPEVLVMPHSDLRTAVKQLFSQAGLYK from the coding sequence ATGTTACGTCACGTCAACCGATTTCATGGTCATGGTAGTCTGCGCTACGTCTATGCGCGCGGGCGGGCAATTCGCTCATCGCAGCTCACCATGAAATATATTGCCAATCCGCGCCGTCGCCATGGTCGGTTTTCGGTAGTGATTAGTAAAAAGGTGCTTAAATCCGCCGTCAAACGCAACCGCGTACGTCGCCGAATTTACGAAATTATCCGACTCGAGTTACCACATATTCGGGGCGGGTTTGATGTTGTTATTATGGTGTTTTCGCCGGAGGTGCTGGTGATGCCACATAGCGACCTAAGGACGGCAGTAAAACAACTCTTTTCACAGGCGGGGCTGTATAAATAG
- the rpmH gene encoding 50S ribosomal protein L34: MPKRTFQPHKRHRAKTHGFRARVSTKAGRAVLKRRRLKGRAKIAI, translated from the coding sequence ATGCCAAAGCGAACATTTCAACCACACAAGCGACATCGCGCCAAGACGCACGGTTTTCGAGCTCGTGTTTCGACCAAGGCTGGCCGCGCTGTTCTGAAGCGTCGTCGCCTCAAGGGTCGCGCTAAAATCGCTATCTAG